From a single Methylobacterium oryzae genomic region:
- a CDS encoding branched-chain amino acid ABC transporter permease: MNRLLPLALLAGLVALPLGLGANPYLLNALIVTGILTIGAMSLNLLLGLTGQLSLGHIAFFGIGAYVSALTSLGFDVDLGFGIRAVHEPWPAVVGLLLATAAAGACGYLIGRLSFRVRGAYFVIVTISFAEVVRLVALNWVELTQGPLALTNIPAITLGLPGLGMWTLKTKLQNYYLVLAVGTLCYAVIARLVGGRFGRAMRGLKENEPLALSVGINATRTLTVAAVISAAMAGAAGSLYAHYLRIIDPDVFLFATTVTMVIMVVAGGKGTLLGPVVGGLIFGLLPVALRPVMAPEAQWIVYGLVLIVILFVMPRGIVPGLAALLGRRPAPAAPVLEANPAVQR; encoded by the coding sequence ATGAACCGGCTCCTCCCCCTCGCCCTGCTCGCCGGCCTCGTCGCCCTGCCCCTGGGGCTCGGCGCCAACCCCTACCTTCTCAACGCGCTGATCGTGACCGGCATCCTGACGATCGGCGCCATGAGCCTGAACCTGCTCCTCGGCCTCACCGGGCAGCTCAGCCTCGGCCACATCGCGTTCTTCGGGATCGGCGCCTACGTCAGCGCGCTGACCAGCCTCGGCTTCGACGTGGATCTCGGCTTCGGCATCCGGGCGGTCCACGAGCCCTGGCCGGCGGTGGTCGGCCTCCTGCTGGCGACGGCGGCGGCGGGCGCTTGCGGCTACCTGATCGGGCGGCTCTCCTTCCGGGTGCGGGGCGCCTACTTCGTCATTGTGACGATCTCGTTCGCCGAGGTCGTGCGGCTCGTGGCGCTCAACTGGGTGGAGCTGACGCAAGGGCCGCTGGCGCTCACCAACATCCCGGCCATCACCCTCGGCCTGCCGGGCCTCGGGATGTGGACCCTCAAGACCAAGCTCCAGAACTACTACCTCGTGCTGGCCGTGGGGACGCTCTGCTACGCCGTGATCGCCCGCCTGGTCGGCGGGCGCTTCGGCCGGGCGATGCGGGGCCTCAAGGAGAACGAGCCGCTGGCGCTCTCGGTCGGCATCAACGCCACGCGCACGCTGACGGTGGCGGCGGTGATCTCGGCCGCCATGGCCGGCGCGGCCGGCAGCCTCTACGCCCATTACCTGCGGATCATCGATCCCGACGTGTTCCTGTTCGCCACCACGGTCACCATGGTCATCATGGTGGTGGCGGGCGGCAAGGGCACCCTGCTGGGCCCGGTCGTCGGCGGCCTGATCTTCGGCCTGCTGCCGGTGGCGCTCCGCCCGGTCATGGCGCCGGAGGCGCAGTGGATCGTCTACGGCCTCGTGCTGATCGTGATCCTGTTCGTGATGCCGCGGGGCATCGTGCCGGGACTGGCGGCGCTGCTGGGCCGCCGGCCGGCCCCGGCCGCGCCCGTCCTCGAGGCCAACCCGGCGGTGCAGCGATGA
- a CDS encoding ABC transporter ATP-binding protein encodes MSAILSVEHVGVRFGGLVAIADLHFDVRAGEIVSLIGPNGAGKTTAFNVMTGFLKPSQGAVHFRGTSLKGLPPHAITRLGLARTFQRTSVFPDDTVFDNVMIGLHQMGAAAGRAPVLDALLGRAGAGERQLRARAAALLDWVGLAGRAQEKAGALAYGEQRLVGVALALATEPAMLLLDEPVSGMNASETRVFVRLIRQIRERGVTILLVEHDMPMVMEVSDRIVVLNYGRLIAEGPPDRIRSDPAVIEAYLGQGSAARQAAAAAAQEAVHA; translated from the coding sequence ATGAGCGCGATCCTCTCCGTCGAGCATGTCGGCGTCCGCTTCGGGGGCCTCGTCGCCATCGCCGACCTGCATTTCGACGTCCGGGCCGGCGAGATCGTCAGCCTGATCGGCCCGAACGGGGCCGGCAAGACGACGGCCTTCAACGTGATGACGGGCTTCCTCAAGCCCAGCCAGGGCGCGGTCCACTTCCGCGGCACGTCCCTGAAGGGCCTGCCGCCGCACGCGATCACGCGGCTCGGCCTCGCCCGCACCTTCCAGCGCACCAGCGTCTTCCCGGACGACACGGTGTTCGACAACGTGATGATCGGCCTGCACCAGATGGGCGCCGCGGCGGGCCGCGCGCCCGTTCTGGACGCGCTCCTCGGCCGCGCGGGGGCCGGCGAGAGGCAGCTGCGCGCCCGGGCCGCGGCGCTCCTCGACTGGGTCGGGCTCGCCGGACGGGCGCAGGAGAAGGCCGGCGCCCTCGCCTACGGGGAGCAGCGCCTCGTCGGCGTGGCGCTGGCGCTCGCCACCGAGCCCGCCATGCTGCTTCTCGACGAGCCGGTCTCGGGGATGAACGCTTCCGAGACGCGGGTCTTCGTGCGCCTGATCCGGCAGATCCGGGAGCGCGGCGTCACCATCCTGCTCGTCGAGCACGACATGCCGATGGTGATGGAGGTCTCCGACCGCATCGTCGTCCTCAACTACGGGCGCCTGATCGCCGAGGGGCCGCCGGACCGGATCCGCAGCGACCCGGCGGTGATCGAGGCCTATCTCGGCCAGGGCAGCGCCGCCCGGCAGGCCGCCGCGGCTGCCGCGCAGGAGGCGGTCCATGCTTGA
- a CDS encoding ABC transporter ATP-binding protein, which yields MLEIRDLVCGYGHVTALKGLTIDVRAGQLVALVGANGAGKSTTLRAISGLVPPRSGAIRFAGRDIAGAEPRRILAAGIAHCPEGRRVFPQMTVAENLAMGAYLRRDRAAVAADLARIYGEFPRLAERRDQAAGTLSGGEQQMLAIGRALMGRPKLVLFDEPSLGLAPNIVERMFAVIGAIRDAGTTVLLVEQNAFAALELCDYAYLLETGRIVLEGRGQDLIADPHVRDAYLGG from the coding sequence ATGCTTGAGATCCGCGACCTCGTCTGCGGCTACGGCCACGTCACGGCTCTGAAGGGGCTCACGATCGACGTGCGCGCGGGCCAACTCGTCGCCCTCGTCGGCGCCAACGGCGCCGGCAAGTCCACGACGCTCCGGGCGATCTCCGGGCTCGTCCCGCCGCGCTCCGGCGCGATCCGGTTCGCCGGCCGGGACATCGCGGGGGCGGAGCCCCGCCGGATTTTGGCGGCGGGCATCGCCCATTGCCCGGAGGGCCGGCGCGTCTTCCCGCAGATGACGGTCGCCGAGAACCTCGCCATGGGCGCCTACCTGCGCCGCGACCGGGCGGCGGTCGCGGCGGACCTGGCGCGCATCTACGGGGAGTTCCCGCGCCTCGCGGAGCGCCGCGACCAGGCGGCCGGCACGCTGTCGGGCGGCGAGCAGCAGATGCTGGCGATCGGCCGCGCGCTGATGGGGCGCCCGAAGCTCGTGCTGTTCGACGAGCCCTCCCTGGGGCTCGCCCCCAACATCGTCGAGCGGATGTTCGCGGTGATCGGCGCGATCCGCGACGCCGGCACGACCGTGCTCCTCGTCGAGCAGAACGCCTTCGCGGCCCTCGAACTCTGCGACTACGCCTACCTCCTCGAGACCGGCCGCATCGTCCTCGAGGGGCGCGGGCAGGACCTCATCGCCGATCCCCACGTTCGGGACGCCTATCTCGGTGGCTGA
- a CDS encoding Rieske (2Fe-2S) protein codes for MAERDLPGRIRLGPVDLLGDRDLLPVNAGGRRLLLVRDGARIVAAERACPHEGADLALGRCVAGRLHCPRHQASFDLRDGAVSPGWSFRALRLSAVEAAPDGLWLRTGSGLLAPDTAPPGGRGFPAGPEIRR; via the coding sequence GTGGCTGAGCGGGATCTGCCGGGGCGGATCCGCCTCGGCCCGGTCGACCTTCTCGGCGACCGGGACCTGCTCCCCGTCAACGCGGGCGGCCGCCGCCTGCTCCTCGTCCGGGACGGCGCGCGGATCGTGGCCGCCGAGCGCGCCTGCCCGCACGAGGGGGCCGACCTCGCCCTCGGACGCTGCGTCGCGGGCCGGCTGCACTGCCCCCGGCACCAGGCCTCGTTCGACCTCCGGGACGGTGCCGTCTCGCCGGGCTGGTCGTTCCGGGCCCTGCGCCTGTCCGCGGTCGAGGCGGCGCCGGACGGGCTCTGGCTCAGGACCGGCTCCGGCCTTCTCGCGCCGGACACCGCGCCGCCGGGCGGCCGCGGATTCCCGGCCGGCCCGGAGATCCGACGGTAG
- a CDS encoding response regulator, producing the protein MAQEAILIIDDHALFRSGIVSMLSTAFDEIPVLDSPSLHEALAIVAVVPTIVLLDIQLPGIGGLEGMGLLQQRWPAARIVVVSGLDLPDTVSTALAQGACAFLSKTDRPERMMTVLREMLARSSAVPQVGGALCPTLTPRQAEVLTLVGRGLSNKMIGRNLGLSEHTVRGHVQGLLSVLGVTRRAEAVFKAQQFGLIR; encoded by the coding sequence ATGGCGCAGGAAGCAATCCTCATCATCGATGACCACGCGCTGTTCCGGTCCGGCATCGTCTCGATGCTGTCGACGGCGTTCGATGAGATCCCGGTTCTCGACAGCCCATCGCTGCACGAGGCGCTCGCCATCGTGGCCGTCGTCCCGACGATCGTCCTCCTCGACATCCAGTTGCCGGGCATCGGCGGGCTCGAGGGGATGGGCCTGCTCCAGCAACGCTGGCCGGCCGCCCGGATCGTCGTCGTGTCCGGCCTGGATCTGCCCGATACCGTCAGCACGGCTCTGGCGCAGGGCGCCTGCGCGTTCCTGTCCAAGACCGACCGCCCCGAGCGGATGATGACGGTCCTGCGCGAGATGCTCGCCCGGTCGTCCGCGGTCCCGCAGGTCGGGGGCGCCCTCTGCCCGACGCTCACGCCGCGGCAGGCCGAGGTGCTGACCCTCGTCGGGCGCGGATTGTCCAACAAGATGATCGGACGCAATCTCGGTCTGTCGGAACACACGGTCCGCGGCCACGTGCAGGGTCTGCTGTCGGTCCTGGGGGTGACCCGGCGCGCCGAGGCGGTGTTCAAGGCGCAGCAGTTCGGCCTGATCCGATGA
- a CDS encoding hybrid sensor histidine kinase/response regulator: MSPSQEERIAAEQLRLVLDGVTQSVAVGFLVSTLMLAVLWTLVPHAVLLSWYGAFLVERFGAAAYARRVRAAIGEPDRARRVERVIFLSKIVEGAILGSLIWIALPLQVPAVSILTMSLLGATCSNGVSLLAPRRHLYLALVVPVAVLAAGTLWSLGGAPYRALAICSILFVVGQYGQVVLASRRVRESIELRFENAALVEQLRAETAAAHRARRDAEHANTAKSQFLAAASHDLRQPVHAQGLFLQALSQTDLAAPQRRILQNAQTANVASTDMLNTLLDFSRLEAGVITPRPRAFELQPLLDKIENELAPLADAKRLIYRTPQTDLAIVSDPALLELVLRNLVLNAIRYTERGGVLIGCRRRRAGVSIEVYDTGIGIPVDKREDIFREFYQLGNPERDRHKGLGLGLAIARGIAASLDHPLSLSSKVGSGSVFRILVPRTLDAGRDARLDDAPAAAIAESGGLVGARILIVDDDAIVRDAMVALLSGWGCLCWAFEDPTDVTERPPQGPPPDALICDYRLRRGQTGAEAIATLRQHWGRPIPAILITGDTAPVRMREALDSGVPLIHKPVRPDLLQKALAALIPPGRPPVGPLGAEVRRGPETTDLVRAEG; encoded by the coding sequence ATGAGCCCGTCGCAGGAGGAGCGGATCGCGGCCGAGCAGTTGCGCCTCGTCCTGGACGGCGTCACGCAGTCGGTCGCCGTCGGTTTCCTCGTCTCGACGCTCATGCTGGCCGTGCTGTGGACGCTGGTGCCCCACGCCGTCCTGCTGAGCTGGTACGGCGCGTTCCTCGTCGAGCGGTTCGGGGCGGCCGCCTACGCGCGTCGGGTCCGCGCCGCGATCGGCGAGCCCGACCGCGCCCGCCGGGTCGAGCGGGTCATCTTCCTGAGCAAGATCGTCGAGGGCGCGATCCTGGGATCGCTGATCTGGATCGCGCTGCCGCTCCAGGTCCCGGCGGTGAGCATCCTGACCATGTCGCTGCTGGGCGCGACCTGCAGCAACGGCGTCTCGCTCCTGGCGCCGCGGCGGCACCTCTACCTCGCCCTCGTCGTGCCCGTCGCCGTCCTGGCCGCGGGAACCCTCTGGTCGCTCGGCGGCGCGCCCTACCGGGCCCTGGCAATCTGCTCGATCCTGTTCGTGGTCGGGCAGTACGGTCAGGTCGTGCTCGCCAGCCGCCGCGTGCGGGAATCGATCGAGCTCCGCTTCGAGAACGCGGCCCTCGTGGAGCAGCTGCGCGCGGAGACCGCCGCGGCGCACCGGGCCCGCCGCGACGCCGAGCACGCCAACACCGCGAAGTCGCAGTTCCTCGCGGCGGCCAGCCACGACCTGCGCCAGCCGGTCCACGCCCAGGGCCTCTTCCTCCAGGCGCTGAGCCAGACGGATCTCGCCGCGCCGCAGCGGCGGATCCTGCAGAACGCCCAGACCGCGAACGTCGCGTCGACCGACATGCTCAACACGCTTCTGGACTTCTCGCGCCTGGAGGCCGGAGTCATCACGCCGCGGCCCCGCGCCTTCGAGCTCCAGCCGCTCCTCGACAAGATCGAGAACGAGCTGGCGCCGCTGGCCGACGCCAAGCGCCTGATCTATCGGACGCCCCAGACGGACCTGGCGATCGTCTCGGACCCGGCCCTGCTGGAGCTGGTCCTGCGCAATCTCGTCCTCAACGCCATCCGGTACACCGAGCGCGGCGGCGTCCTCATCGGCTGCCGGCGCCGGCGCGCGGGCGTGTCGATCGAAGTCTACGACACCGGGATCGGCATCCCGGTCGACAAGCGCGAGGACATCTTCCGGGAGTTCTACCAGCTCGGGAATCCGGAGCGCGATCGTCACAAGGGTCTGGGGCTGGGACTCGCGATCGCGCGCGGGATCGCCGCCTCGCTCGATCACCCGCTCTCCCTCTCGTCGAAGGTGGGGAGCGGCAGCGTCTTCCGCATCCTCGTCCCCCGGACGCTCGATGCTGGGCGGGACGCCAGGCTCGACGACGCGCCCGCGGCCGCCATCGCGGAGAGCGGTGGCCTGGTCGGCGCCCGCATCCTGATCGTCGACGACGATGCCATCGTCCGCGACGCGATGGTGGCGCTCCTCTCCGGCTGGGGTTGCCTGTGCTGGGCCTTCGAGGATCCGACCGACGTCACCGAACGGCCGCCGCAGGGGCCGCCGCCGGACGCACTGATCTGCGACTACCGACTGCGCAGGGGCCAGACCGGCGCCGAAGCCATCGCGACGCTGCGGCAGCATTGGGGACGGCCGATCCCGGCGATCCTCATCACCGGCGACACCGCGCCCGTCCGCATGCGGGAGGCCTTGGACAGCGGGGTCCCTCTGATTCACAAGCCGGTCCGGCCCGACCTTCTCCAGAAGGCGCTCGCCGCGCTGATCCCGCCGGGCCGGCCACCCGTCGGTCCCTTGGGCGCGGAGGTTCGGCGCGGACCGGAGACGACGGATCTCGTCCGCGCGGAGGGATAG
- a CDS encoding PACE efflux transporter — MRTTRDRIRHAILFEVIGLLLIVPLGTAAFGLHAADMGVIGIGSALVATSWNYVYNLGFDRTMQRLAGHTRKSLVLRVAHAVLFEAGLLLILLPPIAWYLGIGLVEAFFMDLAIAAFYVAYAFVFNLAYDRTFPLPSWTEAAAEPSR; from the coding sequence ATGCGCACCACCCGCGACCGCATTCGCCACGCCATCCTGTTCGAGGTGATCGGGCTGCTCCTCATCGTCCCGCTCGGGACCGCGGCCTTCGGCCTGCACGCCGCCGACATGGGCGTGATCGGAATCGGCAGCGCCCTCGTCGCGACGAGCTGGAACTACGTCTACAATCTCGGCTTCGACCGGACGATGCAGCGGCTCGCCGGGCACACGCGCAAGAGCCTCGTCCTGCGGGTCGCCCACGCGGTGCTGTTCGAGGCGGGGCTGCTCCTGATCCTGCTGCCGCCGATCGCGTGGTATCTCGGCATCGGCCTCGTGGAGGCCTTCTTCATGGATCTGGCGATCGCGGCCTTCTACGTGGCCTACGCCTTCGTGTTCAATCTCGCCTACGATCGAACCTTCCCGCTCCCGAGCTGGACCGAGGCTGCCGCCGAGCCGTCCCGCTGA
- a CDS encoding LysR family transcriptional regulator, giving the protein MAVSLDQLQAFVAAAEAGSFSGAARVLRKAQSAVSTQVANLETDLGLALFSRAGRNPVLTPAGERLLLEARVVLDRREHLIGVASSLEQGVENRLVVAIDELYPEHALGALFASFAQRFPFVELELLFPLMEDVSRMVRSGAADLGVMWRQEELPTELGFRTIGWVPLKLVCGRDHPLAKERVAWEELKRHRQILVAARGDGAEKRRLRVAAEVWWVESHWVILEMVKHGIGWAFVTDHVIAASLTAPYLVTPDLQFDEGDWPIALELVWHKQRPCGPAAAWLRERFAAERVGIHPGGT; this is encoded by the coding sequence ATGGCGGTCTCGCTCGACCAGCTCCAGGCTTTCGTGGCGGCGGCCGAGGCCGGGTCGTTCTCGGGCGCGGCGCGGGTGCTGCGGAAGGCGCAGTCGGCCGTCAGCACGCAGGTGGCTAACCTCGAGACGGATCTGGGGCTGGCGCTGTTCAGCCGCGCGGGCCGGAACCCGGTGCTGACCCCGGCGGGCGAGCGGCTGCTGCTGGAGGCGCGCGTGGTGCTCGACCGGCGGGAGCACCTGATCGGTGTGGCGAGCAGCCTGGAGCAGGGCGTCGAGAACCGGCTGGTGGTCGCCATCGACGAGCTCTACCCCGAGCACGCCCTCGGCGCCCTCTTCGCCAGCTTCGCCCAGCGCTTCCCCTTCGTGGAGCTCGAGCTGCTCTTCCCGCTGATGGAGGATGTCAGCCGCATGGTCCGGTCGGGCGCCGCCGACCTGGGCGTGATGTGGCGCCAGGAGGAGCTCCCGACGGAGCTCGGGTTCCGGACCATCGGCTGGGTGCCGCTCAAGCTGGTCTGCGGCCGCGATCACCCGCTCGCGAAGGAGCGGGTGGCGTGGGAGGAGCTGAAGCGCCACCGCCAAATCCTCGTGGCCGCCCGCGGCGACGGGGCGGAGAAGCGCCGTCTGCGGGTCGCCGCCGAGGTCTGGTGGGTGGAGAGCCACTGGGTCATCCTGGAGATGGTGAAGCACGGGATCGGCTGGGCCTTCGTCACCGACCACGTCATCGCCGCGTCCCTCACGGCGCCGTACCTCGTGACGCCCGACCTCCAGTTCGATGAGGGCGACTGGCCGATCGCCCTGGAACTGGTCTGGCACAAGCAGCGGCCCTGCGGCCCCGCCGCGGCCTGGCTCCGCGAGCGTTTCGCCGCGGAGCGCGTCGGGATCCACCCGGGCGGGACCTGA
- a CDS encoding LysR family transcriptional regulator, translating to MELRHLRYFAAVAEHLSFTAAAQSLGVSQPPLSQQIRDLEVEIGVNLFERSSRRVVLTAAGEDFLGNARAVLAQVADAVDRARTIGTGTAGILNIGMTSSVLAGPAGCLIRAFEQRFRAVDVRIHEMAPADQIAALKANRTDLSFLRSPPEDPDLVAHLAWPERLCVAVPREHTLAAGRSVAIDVFRSEPLISLGLESSRFAADIYQACIARGFTPSISQQVREASSLINLVAAGFGLAIIPEFVGRPRHPDVVVLPIKPPFLSADVYALHHQRRNPVIDNFLGLIREEAPGLIARFQRR from the coding sequence ATGGAACTCCGGCATCTTCGCTACTTCGCCGCGGTGGCGGAGCATCTCAGCTTCACCGCCGCCGCCCAGAGCCTGGGCGTGTCGCAGCCGCCGCTGAGCCAGCAGATCCGCGATCTCGAGGTGGAGATCGGCGTCAACCTGTTCGAGCGCTCGAGCCGGCGCGTCGTCCTGACCGCGGCGGGCGAGGATTTCCTCGGGAACGCGCGGGCGGTCCTCGCGCAGGTCGCCGATGCCGTCGACCGGGCGCGGACGATCGGCACCGGAACGGCCGGCATCCTCAACATCGGCATGACGAGTTCCGTCCTCGCGGGGCCGGCCGGTTGCCTGATCCGGGCCTTCGAGCAGCGCTTCCGGGCGGTGGACGTGCGCATCCACGAGATGGCGCCGGCCGACCAGATCGCGGCCCTCAAGGCGAACCGGACGGATCTCAGCTTCCTCCGCAGCCCCCCCGAGGATCCGGATCTCGTCGCCCACCTGGCGTGGCCGGAGCGGCTCTGCGTGGCCGTGCCGCGCGAGCACACCCTCGCCGCCGGTCGCAGTGTCGCGATCGACGTCTTCCGCAGCGAGCCGCTGATCTCGCTCGGCCTCGAGAGCTCGCGCTTCGCAGCGGATATCTACCAAGCCTGCATCGCGCGCGGGTTCACGCCGAGCATCTCGCAGCAGGTCCGCGAGGCCTCGTCGCTGATCAACCTGGTCGCGGCGGGCTTCGGTCTCGCCATCATCCCGGAATTCGTCGGCCGACCGAGGCATCCGGACGTCGTCGTCCTGCCGATCAAGCCGCCGTTCCTGTCGGCGGACGTCTACGCGCTGCATCATCAGCGCCGGAACCCGGTGATCGACAATTTTCTCGGGCTGATCCGCGAGGAGGCCCCGGGCTTGATCGCGCGCTTCCAGAGGCGGTGA
- a CDS encoding helix-turn-helix domain-containing protein has product MSTEFTARTAPEGPAARPAPVPEIEGSTLFAGCPDVVGTPFSYAREEEIYGEGEEAEFVYKVLSGAVRTHRVLSDGRRQITGFHLPGDLFGLGQGEINRQTAEALTSTKVLIFKRRQVERAATGRAEVACRLWSMATSDLRHAQDLALLLGRRSAQERVAAFLLEVDDRLGAAGTFALPMTRRDIADYLGLTIETVSRTLSQLEEDGVLRRDGGRQVCLHRTRLRRLVED; this is encoded by the coding sequence ATGAGCACCGAGTTCACGGCACGGACAGCACCGGAGGGGCCCGCAGCCCGTCCCGCTCCCGTCCCGGAGATCGAGGGGAGCACCCTGTTCGCGGGATGCCCCGACGTCGTCGGGACACCGTTCTCCTACGCCCGCGAGGAGGAGATCTACGGAGAGGGCGAGGAGGCCGAGTTCGTCTACAAGGTCCTCAGCGGCGCGGTGCGCACCCACCGGGTCCTGAGCGACGGGCGCCGCCAGATCACGGGCTTCCACCTGCCCGGCGACCTGTTCGGGCTCGGGCAGGGCGAGATCAATCGCCAGACCGCCGAGGCCCTCACCAGCACCAAGGTGCTGATCTTCAAGCGACGACAGGTCGAGCGCGCCGCGACCGGGCGGGCCGAGGTCGCCTGCCGACTCTGGAGCATGGCCACGAGCGACCTGCGACACGCCCAGGACCTGGCGCTCCTGCTCGGACGGCGCTCGGCCCAGGAGCGGGTCGCCGCCTTCCTGCTGGAGGTCGATGACCGCCTCGGCGCCGCCGGCACCTTCGCGCTGCCGATGACCCGCCGCGACATCGCCGACTACCTCGGCCTGACCATCGAGACCGTATCGCGCACCCTCTCGCAGCTGGAGGAGGACGGGGTGTTGCGACGCGACGGCGGCCGACAGGTGTGCCTGCATCGGACCCGGCTGCGCCGGCTCGTCGAGGATTGA
- a CDS encoding SPW repeat domain-containing protein, producing the protein MVPNALNMLLGVALLLAPWYLNLGYETAAARNAFVTGGAITVVALLALGVTCAWEEYLNVALGFWAAMAPWLLGFADATAPVWVHGLTGLAVAALAAYALWRLFVSPQARSV; encoded by the coding sequence ATGGTCCCGAACGCGCTCAACATGCTCCTGGGCGTCGCGCTCCTCCTCGCACCGTGGTACTTGAATCTGGGCTACGAGACGGCCGCCGCGCGCAACGCCTTCGTGACCGGGGGCGCCATCACCGTGGTCGCACTTCTGGCCCTCGGCGTGACCTGCGCCTGGGAGGAATACCTCAACGTCGCCCTCGGGTTCTGGGCAGCCATGGCGCCCTGGCTTCTCGGCTTCGCCGACGCGACGGCACCCGTGTGGGTGCACGGCCTGACCGGGCTCGCCGTGGCCGCGCTGGCCGCGTACGCGCTGTGGCGGCTCTTCGTGTCGCCCCAGGCGCGCTCCGTCTGA
- a CDS encoding methyl-accepting chemotaxis protein translates to MKMTIKLRLVSLLGGLGLVLLATAALGNLSLHWSHQSLKTVFDDRVVCLRQFSIIRDAYDDLLDASRQLRGKQIEPAEAKDKIERDLSKLHKEWSAYLATYLTPEEEALAKDLQLGIDRNDSIAAEILKRVAAGAASDFEATHTDLLKSMQATNATLSKLTALQVREAEAEFRRSETIAGWSRLALLAALALAALSIAYGVYVIVVQITRPLGSLVGVLQRMARGAVDAEIREAARGDEIGAVGQAVEGIKAMVARKAAEEAEVKRRADEAAAAERKRTMIELADGFERAVGGIVGLVSSSATELQATAQQMTATAQETASQSTTVAAAAEEASTNVNTVAAAAEELGSSVQEIGRQVTGSAHLAQAAVGEADQTAHLVQALSQNAARIGDMVGMVSGIAGQTNLLALNATIEAARAGAAGRGFAVVASEVKALAEQTAKATEEIARQIGEVQGVTAQAVTAIGGITGRIREIDSVATSIAAAVEEQGAATQEIVRNVAQASAGTNEVTGNIAGVAQASEETGAAASQVLSAASELSRQSEHLGAEVARFLATVRAA, encoded by the coding sequence ATGAAAATGACCATCAAACTGCGACTCGTCTCGCTGCTCGGCGGACTCGGCTTGGTGCTGCTCGCCACGGCGGCGCTCGGAAATCTCTCGCTCCACTGGAGCCATCAGAGCCTGAAGACCGTCTTCGATGATCGCGTCGTCTGTCTCCGGCAGTTCAGCATCATTCGCGACGCCTATGACGACCTGCTCGACGCCTCGCGCCAGCTGCGCGGCAAGCAGATCGAGCCGGCAGAGGCCAAGGACAAGATCGAGCGCGATCTGTCGAAGCTCCACAAGGAGTGGTCGGCCTATCTGGCGACCTACCTGACCCCGGAGGAGGAGGCCCTCGCCAAGGACCTGCAGCTGGGCATCGATCGGAACGACTCGATCGCGGCCGAGATCCTCAAGCGCGTCGCCGCCGGCGCGGCCTCGGATTTCGAGGCCACCCACACGGACCTGCTGAAGAGCATGCAGGCCACCAACGCCACGCTGAGCAAGCTGACCGCGTTGCAGGTCCGGGAAGCCGAGGCGGAGTTCCGGCGCTCGGAGACGATTGCCGGCTGGTCGCGCCTCGCGCTCCTGGCCGCGCTCGCGCTCGCCGCGCTCAGCATCGCCTACGGCGTGTACGTGATCGTCGTACAGATCACGCGCCCGCTGGGCAGCCTCGTGGGCGTCCTGCAGCGGATGGCCCGCGGCGCGGTCGATGCCGAGATCCGCGAGGCCGCCCGCGGCGACGAGATCGGCGCCGTCGGCCAGGCGGTCGAGGGCATCAAGGCCATGGTCGCCCGCAAGGCCGCCGAGGAGGCCGAGGTGAAACGCCGCGCCGATGAGGCCGCGGCTGCCGAGCGCAAGCGTACCATGATCGAGCTCGCCGACGGCTTCGAGCGCGCCGTCGGCGGGATCGTCGGCCTGGTCTCGTCCTCGGCCACCGAACTCCAGGCCACCGCCCAGCAGATGACCGCCACCGCCCAGGAGACCGCATCCCAGTCGACCACCGTGGCCGCCGCCGCCGAGGAGGCGTCGACCAACGTCAACACGGTCGCGGCCGCCGCCGAGGAGCTCGGCTCCTCCGTGCAGGAGATCGGCCGGCAGGTGACCGGCTCGGCCCACCTCGCCCAGGCCGCGGTCGGCGAGGCCGACCAGACCGCCCACCTCGTCCAGGCGCTCAGCCAGAACGCCGCGCGGATCGGCGACATGGTCGGGATGGTCTCCGGCATCGCCGGCCAGACCAACCTGCTGGCGCTCAACGCCACGATCGAGGCGGCCCGCGCCGGCGCGGCCGGGCGGGGCTTCGCGGTGGTGGCCTCCGAGGTGAAGGCGCTGGCCGAGCAGACCGCCAAGGCGACCGAGGAGATCGCGCGCCAGATCGGCGAGGTCCAGGGTGTGACCGCGCAGGCGGTGACGGCGATCGGCGGGATCACCGGCCGGATCCGGGAGATCGACAGCGTGGCGACTTCGATCGCGGCGGCCGTCGAGGAGCAGGGTGCAGCGACCCAGGAGATCGTGCGCAACGTGGCGCAGGCCTCGGCGGGGACGAACGAAGTGACGGGCAACATCGCCGGCGTTGCGCAGGCCTCGGAGGAGACGGGGGCGGCGGCCTCGCAGGTCCTGTCGGCGGCCTCGGAGCTGTCGCGGCAATCCGAGCATCTCGGCGCCGAGGTCGCCCGCTTCCTCGCAACCGTCCGCGCCGCCTGA